A section of the Dehalobacter sp. DCM genome encodes:
- a CDS encoding sigma-54 interaction domain-containing protein: MINNGNIIFRPMSRERWDELIRCKQEIQELGPDIPLANVDIDPRIADCWIRCYREGMRPDKKIHRIETYDRGAVSRAMSRNEALIEAAKSVFDQIYQYQDDSWPFYLELVDRDNVRLLERGVFDDSVYNNPIPDEHVVGMNCHSLMREHHCPMQVCGPENYLEACYPHMVWGAPVFDDNGNYYGGIFLSKRLKDTEWGEMSDTAQITNLYLISAIAIGIERCWTEKRTKERSEKEKEYRRYIQDIIMNLTEGGMIILDRDGYIIDSNRQAISYLGIRNVDNKPVDKLPLTSYLKNPKTLSIIMQRREATFFEGGIITDRGEKNYTFIYTPLNKTDPDDRAYAAIRIVAREKEIPRNEKTIGMKTKFCFNNIIGESAVIKETIAIAKDLAMSNENILLTGESGTGKELFAQAIHSAYKPDGPFIALNCAAFPRSLIESELFGYEQGTFTGAEKHGRPGKIELANGGTLFLDEIGDMPIDVQAILLRVLQDKQVVRIGSVKYKPVDFRIIAATNQNLKHLIDEKRFRQDLYFRLAVLPLTIPPLREREGDIELLSSYFLEKYCLKNNLPVPEMTLEVKRMFRENQWPGNVRELENAVVYCISMSRGKTITTKHVFEDIHKGTNGFKGAVITRRTAMAKEKENDSVPSLDELESLYVEKALQAANNNVTRAAAMLGISKTTLYRRMKKI; encoded by the coding sequence ATGATTAATAATGGGAACATTATTTTTCGGCCAATGTCCCGGGAACGCTGGGATGAGCTTATCCGGTGCAAACAGGAAATACAGGAACTTGGTCCGGATATTCCATTGGCCAATGTAGATATTGATCCGCGCATTGCGGACTGTTGGATCCGGTGTTATCGGGAAGGTATGCGTCCAGATAAGAAAATTCATCGCATTGAGACATATGATCGGGGAGCTGTTTCCCGAGCCATGAGCCGCAACGAGGCGCTTATTGAAGCTGCAAAAAGTGTATTTGATCAGATTTATCAATATCAAGATGACAGTTGGCCCTTTTATCTCGAACTTGTCGATCGCGATAATGTGCGACTTTTAGAAAGAGGCGTGTTTGATGATTCTGTTTATAATAATCCCATTCCGGACGAACATGTTGTGGGGATGAACTGCCACTCCCTCATGCGCGAGCATCATTGCCCAATGCAGGTCTGTGGTCCGGAAAACTACTTGGAAGCATGTTATCCCCATATGGTTTGGGGAGCACCTGTTTTCGATGATAACGGCAACTATTACGGCGGTATTTTTCTTTCGAAAAGGTTAAAGGATACAGAATGGGGCGAAATGAGTGATACCGCCCAAATCACCAATTTATATTTGATCAGTGCCATTGCCATCGGGATTGAGCGCTGTTGGACTGAAAAAAGGACGAAAGAACGCAGTGAAAAAGAAAAAGAATACAGGCGTTATATACAGGATATTATTATGAACCTGACGGAAGGCGGTATGATCATACTCGACAGAGATGGCTACATTATTGACAGCAACCGTCAGGCAATATCGTATCTCGGTATCCGTAATGTCGATAATAAACCCGTGGATAAGCTTCCGCTTACCAGTTATTTAAAGAACCCCAAAACACTCTCTATTATCATGCAGAGGCGGGAAGCTACCTTTTTTGAGGGAGGGATTATTACTGACCGGGGCGAAAAAAATTATACATTTATTTATACCCCGCTCAATAAGACGGATCCCGATGATCGCGCTTATGCAGCTATCCGTATTGTAGCCAGAGAAAAAGAAATTCCACGAAACGAAAAAACGATTGGAATGAAGACCAAGTTCTGTTTTAATAACATTATTGGCGAAAGTGCTGTCATTAAAGAAACGATAGCGATAGCTAAAGACCTGGCCATGTCCAACGAAAACATTCTGTTGACTGGCGAGAGCGGGACGGGCAAAGAACTCTTTGCGCAAGCGATTCACAGCGCATACAAGCCGGACGGCCCGTTTATCGCCTTGAACTGTGCAGCTTTTCCGCGCAGCTTGATCGAAAGTGAATTGTTTGGTTATGAACAGGGGACTTTTACCGGAGCGGAAAAACACGGACGTCCGGGGAAGATCGAATTGGCCAACGGTGGTACGTTGTTTTTGGATGAAATCGGCGATATGCCCATAGACGTTCAGGCTATCCTTCTCCGTGTGCTTCAGGATAAACAAGTGGTCCGTATCGGGAGTGTAAAATATAAGCCCGTAGATTTTCGCATTATCGCTGCCACCAATCAAAACTTAAAACACTTAATCGATGAAAAACGCTTTCGTCAGGATTTGTATTTCCGTCTTGCTGTCCTGCCCTTAACAATTCCGCCTTTGCGGGAACGGGAAGGCGATATCGAGCTGTTAAGCAGTTACTTTTTGGAAAAGTACTGTCTCAAAAATAATCTCCCGGTCCCGGAAATGACGCTTGAAGTAAAAAGGATGTTCAGAGAGAACCAATGGCCGGGCAATGTTCGGGAGCTGGAAAATGCTGTCGTATACTGTATCAGCATGTCACGAGGCAAAACGATCACCACAAAGCATGTTTTTGAAGATATCCATAAGGGAACTAACGGTTTTAAAGGAGCGGTCATCACTCGACGAACAGCGATGGCGAAGGAAAAGGAAAATGACTCGGTCCCCTCATTGGACGAACTGGAATCACTTTATGTTGAGAAAGCATTGCAAGCGGCAAACAACAATGTGACTCGGGCCGCAGCCATGCTTGGCATTAGTAAAACCACACTGTATCGTCGGATGAAAAAGATTTAG
- a CDS encoding cobalamin B12-binding domain-containing protein, translated as MIEKLVNTMAELDEDALFDEIRAEMAAGTSTDEIMASLQDGMFEVGRRFQTQEYFLTDLIMSGELFKESVELLGLTEDESVNSVGTFLIGTVYSDIHDIGKNIAASVLKSNGFKVVDIGINVPKEDFVKAVREAQPQIIGISCLLTTAFDHVKELINALKAEGLTEGRFVIIGGGPVDAHTVAYTGADAYCNDAQDGMMQARKFLGV; from the coding sequence GTGATCGAAAAACTTGTAAACACAATGGCCGAATTGGACGAGGATGCTTTATTTGACGAAATCCGTGCTGAAATGGCTGCCGGTACATCTACAGATGAAATTATGGCATCATTGCAGGACGGTATGTTTGAAGTCGGACGCCGTTTCCAGACGCAAGAGTATTTTCTTACCGACCTGATCATGTCAGGTGAGCTTTTTAAAGAATCCGTTGAATTGTTAGGCTTGACCGAAGATGAAAGTGTCAATTCCGTCGGTACTTTTCTGATCGGTACAGTATACAGCGATATTCACGACATTGGTAAGAATATTGCTGCTTCGGTATTAAAATCCAATGGTTTTAAAGTCGTTGACATCGGTATCAATGTGCCGAAAGAGGACTTTGTCAAAGCCGTCAGAGAAGCACAGCCGCAGATTATCGGAATATCCTGCTTACTGACAACGGCATTCGATCATGTCAAAGAACTGATTAATGCCTTAAAAGCAGAAGGATTAACCGAAGGCCGGTTTGTTATCATTGGTGGCGGTCCTGTTGATGCGCATACGGTAGCTTATACCGGAGCCGACGCTTATTGTAACGATGCCCAAGATGGTATGATGCAAGCCCGTAAATTTTTGGGGGTGTAA
- the groES gene encoding co-chaperone GroES — protein MNLKPLADRVIIKAIQAEEKTKSGIIMPDTAKEKPQEGEIIAVGPGKVEKGERIPMEVKVGDRVIYSKYAGTEIKADGEEYLILRESDIQAIID, from the coding sequence ATGAACCTAAAACCATTAGCCGACAGAGTAATCATTAAGGCTATCCAAGCTGAAGAAAAAACAAAAAGCGGGATCATCATGCCCGACACTGCAAAGGAAAAACCTCAGGAAGGTGAAATCATTGCCGTGGGACCCGGCAAAGTTGAAAAGGGCGAAAGAATTCCGATGGAAGTTAAAGTCGGCGATCGCGTAATTTATTCTAAATATGCCGGTACAGAAATAAAGGCAGATGGTGAAGAATATCTGATCCTGAGAGAATCGGATATCCAGGCCATCATTGACTAG
- the galU gene encoding UTP--glucose-1-phosphate uridylyltransferase GalU gives MKITKAIIPAAGLGTRFLPATKALPKEMLPIVDKPTIQYIVEEAIESGIEDILIITGRGKWPIVDYYDRSPELEAHLEKTGKLDILEKIKNLSYMANIHYIRQNEPLGLGHAIHCGKSFIGKEPFAVLLGDDIIKSQIPATKQLIDLASKTKATVIGVQQVAESEVSKYGIIDPLEHHGNVVKVRNLVEKPATDRAPSRLAIMGRYIINPSIFGYLEGISAEAGGEIQLTDALKAQSRDEAIYACLFEGKRYDAGDKLGYLKATVEFALESSILGDLFSKYLDELYLQRHQATEKNDPAVS, from the coding sequence ATGAAAATCACTAAAGCGATCATTCCTGCGGCAGGGCTTGGGACACGGTTTTTGCCTGCGACCAAAGCCCTGCCCAAGGAGATGCTGCCAATCGTTGATAAACCCACGATCCAATACATTGTTGAAGAAGCGATTGAATCCGGTATTGAAGATATTCTGATCATTACCGGCAGAGGCAAATGGCCTATCGTTGATTATTATGATCGTTCGCCGGAACTTGAAGCTCATTTGGAGAAAACAGGAAAGCTGGATATCCTGGAGAAGATCAAAAATTTATCTTATATGGCGAATATTCATTATATACGACAGAATGAACCCCTGGGTCTGGGGCATGCCATTCACTGCGGCAAATCATTTATTGGTAAAGAACCTTTCGCAGTACTTCTTGGTGATGATATAATCAAATCTCAGATTCCTGCCACGAAGCAGCTGATTGATTTAGCATCTAAGACAAAGGCGACGGTGATCGGTGTTCAGCAGGTAGCTGAGAGCGAAGTGAGCAAATACGGCATTATTGATCCGCTTGAGCATCATGGGAATGTTGTAAAAGTCAGAAACCTAGTGGAAAAGCCGGCGACGGATAGGGCACCATCACGCTTGGCAATTATGGGCCGATATATCATAAATCCTTCTATTTTTGGTTATCTGGAAGGGATTTCAGCCGAGGCTGGCGGAGAGATCCAGCTGACGGATGCCTTAAAAGCTCAGAGCAGAGATGAAGCTATCTACGCCTGCTTATTTGAAGGGAAGCGCTATGATGCGGGTGACAAACTGGGTTACCTTAAGGCCACAGTGGAATTTGCGCTGGAAAGTTCCATTCTGGGGGATTTATTCTCCAAGTACCTCGATGAACTCTATTTACAACGTCATCAAGCAACAGAAAAGAATGATCCTGCAGTATCTTAA
- a CDS encoding CobW family GTP-binding protein, producing MVKIDIISGFLGAGKTTWINKLLSEAYDESMVIIENEFGEIGIDGELLSGYNAQVREITAGCICCTLYGDFMIALSQIIADLHPSRILIEPTGIGRSNDVIRACHKIVGEGLAQINAVITVLDATMLPVFIDMGGELYSDQIKTAHTLLVSHIEDCESEEEVQSVVLTLSELNPNAYVIAKPWAEISAFDILAIAEEQTLSRLETNAEKRHNSHRFSFYKPAEQSARGNHQHSEHAHHGLENNNEGFSYISLRPIKRFSEDDLNTFFSLVSDGCFGVVFRTKSLLTMADGHRIKVDYVFGKWRRETYTGKSEDRVVLIGQNLLMPAQRLFAE from the coding sequence ATGGTCAAAATCGATATCATTTCCGGATTTCTGGGTGCAGGGAAAACAACCTGGATTAATAAGCTGCTTTCAGAAGCATACGACGAGTCTATGGTCATCATCGAAAATGAGTTTGGTGAAATCGGTATTGACGGGGAGTTGCTCTCCGGGTATAACGCTCAGGTCAGAGAAATCACTGCCGGCTGTATCTGCTGTACGCTGTATGGAGATTTTATGATTGCGCTCAGCCAAATCATTGCCGATCTTCATCCATCACGTATCCTGATCGAACCCACCGGCATCGGCCGATCCAATGATGTCATCCGTGCTTGTCACAAAATTGTTGGTGAAGGTCTGGCCCAGATCAATGCGGTTATAACCGTCCTCGACGCTACAATGCTTCCGGTATTTATCGATATGGGTGGTGAGTTATACTCCGATCAAATCAAGACTGCCCATACTCTTCTGGTCAGCCATATCGAAGATTGTGAATCCGAGGAAGAGGTTCAGTCTGTGGTTTTGACACTGTCCGAACTAAACCCAAATGCGTATGTCATCGCTAAGCCTTGGGCTGAAATTTCAGCATTCGACATCTTGGCCATCGCCGAGGAGCAAACCCTATCTCGGCTGGAAACGAACGCCGAAAAGCGTCATAATTCACATCGGTTTAGCTTCTACAAACCTGCGGAGCAATCCGCACGTGGTAACCATCAGCACAGTGAACACGCTCATCATGGGCTAGAAAACAATAATGAAGGTTTTTCATATATATCGCTGCGTCCAATCAAACGTTTTTCTGAAGATGATTTAAATACGTTTTTTTCCTTAGTATCTGATGGTTGTTTTGGCGTCGTATTCCGCACAAAAAGTCTTCTGACGATGGCTGACGGTCATCGTATCAAAGTCGACTATGTCTTTGGAAAATGGCGGCGAGAAACCTATACGGGTAAAAGCGAAGACAGAGTTGTCCTTATCGGGCAAAATCTGCTTATGCCTGCACAACGTCTTTTTGCCGAATGA
- a CDS encoding P-II family nitrogen regulator: MKKIEAVIRGNKLDQVEKALGNIGISGITVSQVLGWGRQKGNITEVYRGTEISVRLLPKVKLEVIVDDEDSEKVQEAIRQNAHTGAHGDGVLWVTPVEDFMRIRTGEIFLD, from the coding sequence ATGAAAAAAATTGAAGCAGTGATCCGCGGTAATAAGCTCGATCAGGTTGAAAAAGCTCTCGGTAATATCGGGATCAGTGGGATCACCGTATCGCAGGTGCTTGGATGGGGGCGGCAGAAAGGCAATATTACCGAGGTATATCGTGGAACGGAGATTTCGGTGCGACTGCTGCCTAAAGTCAAGCTCGAAGTCATCGTCGACGATGAAGACAGTGAAAAAGTTCAAGAAGCTATTCGCCAAAACGCCCATACCGGCGCTCATGGGGATGGCGTACTTTGGGTCACGCCGGTGGAAGATTTCATGCGGATCCGCACAGGGGAGATATTTCTGGATTAA
- the groL gene encoding chaperonin GroEL (60 kDa chaperone family; promotes refolding of misfolded polypeptides especially under stressful conditions; forms two stacked rings of heptamers to form a barrel-shaped 14mer; ends can be capped by GroES; misfolded proteins enter the barrel where they are refolded when GroES binds) — protein MAKQIVFNEDARHAMERGVNKLAEAVRVTLGPKGRNVVLDKKFGSPLITNDGVTIAKDIDLEDPFENMGAQLVKEVATKTNDVAGDGTTTATVLAQAIIREGLKNVAAGANPMEIKRGIEKAVEAIVADVKANAKTIDSKEAIAQVASISASDPNIGSLIAEAMEKVGRDGVITVEEAKGMTTELDVVEGMQFDRGYVSAYMITDTEKMEAVLNDPFILITDKKISAIADILPVLEKVVQSGKPLLIIAEDLEGEAMATLIVNKLRGTFTAVGVKAPGFGDRRKAMLEDIAVLTGGQVITEDLGLKLENTTLDMLGRCRQVKVTKEETTIVDGTGDLQVIKARVETIKKQIEETTSDYDKEKLQERLAKLSGGVAVIQVGAATETEMKEKKLRIEDALAATRAAVEEGIVAGGGTTYLDALSALEGLDVSGDQKTGVAIIRKALEEPVRQIANNAGLEGSVVVEKVRNSGRGIGFNAMTEVYEDMISAGIVDPAKVTRSALQHAASISAMLLTTECLVCDLPEKENPAAAMGGMGGMGGMGGMM, from the coding sequence GTGGCTAAACAGATTGTTTTTAATGAAGATGCCCGCCATGCAATGGAGCGTGGCGTCAATAAGCTGGCGGAAGCTGTCCGCGTTACATTAGGACCTAAAGGACGCAATGTTGTTCTGGATAAAAAGTTTGGATCTCCGCTCATCACCAATGATGGTGTGACCATTGCCAAAGATATCGATCTTGAAGATCCGTTTGAAAATATGGGCGCTCAGCTGGTTAAAGAAGTTGCAACCAAAACCAATGATGTTGCAGGAGACGGCACAACCACAGCAACTGTTTTGGCTCAGGCTATTATTCGTGAAGGCCTGAAGAATGTTGCTGCAGGCGCTAATCCGATGGAAATTAAACGCGGTATTGAAAAAGCGGTTGAAGCGATTGTTGCCGATGTTAAAGCCAACGCCAAGACCATTGACAGTAAAGAAGCGATTGCACAGGTTGCTTCCATTTCCGCTTCTGACCCTAACATTGGTTCACTCATTGCTGAAGCGATGGAAAAAGTCGGTAGAGACGGGGTCATCACAGTAGAAGAAGCTAAAGGTATGACTACCGAACTGGATGTCGTCGAAGGGATGCAGTTTGATCGCGGTTACGTTTCTGCCTATATGATTACCGACACAGAGAAAATGGAAGCCGTTTTGAATGATCCGTTCATTTTGATCACAGACAAGAAGATCAGCGCGATTGCTGATATCCTGCCTGTATTGGAAAAAGTGGTTCAATCCGGAAAACCGCTTCTGATCATCGCTGAAGATTTGGAAGGCGAGGCAATGGCTACTCTTATCGTCAATAAACTCCGCGGTACCTTTACCGCTGTTGGTGTCAAAGCGCCAGGCTTTGGTGATCGCCGTAAAGCGATGCTCGAAGATATCGCTGTACTTACCGGCGGACAGGTTATTACCGAAGATCTCGGCTTAAAGCTGGAAAATACCACGCTGGATATGCTCGGACGCTGCCGTCAGGTTAAAGTCACGAAGGAAGAAACAACCATTGTTGACGGAACCGGCGACCTGCAGGTAATTAAAGCCCGGGTTGAAACCATTAAGAAACAAATCGAAGAAACTACCTCAGATTATGATAAAGAAAAACTTCAGGAGCGTCTGGCTAAACTGTCCGGCGGTGTAGCAGTGATACAAGTCGGCGCAGCTACCGAGACTGAAATGAAAGAAAAGAAACTGCGCATCGAAGATGCACTGGCAGCTACCCGTGCTGCAGTTGAAGAAGGCATCGTTGCCGGCGGCGGTACCACGTATCTTGATGCACTTAGTGCCCTTGAAGGATTGGATGTCTCCGGTGACCAAAAAACCGGTGTGGCTATAATTCGCAAAGCATTGGAAGAGCCTGTCAGACAGATTGCCAACAATGCCGGACTTGAAGGCTCCGTTGTCGTGGAAAAAGTCCGTAACAGCGGCAGAGGTATCGGCTTTAACGCCATGACCGAAGTTTATGAAGATATGATTTCGGCCGGTATTGTTGATCCGGCAAAAGTAACCCGTTCCGCGCTGCAGCATGCAGCTTCCATTTCCGCAATGCTCTTAACCACGGAATGCTTGGTTTGCGATCTGCCAGAGAAAGAAAATCCTGCTGCTGCTATGGGCGGCATGGGTGGCATGGGCGGCATGGGCGGCATGATGTAA
- a CDS encoding MFS transporter, whose product MSEAVHKGAKGALLKAALLFSSVDGMVASALMVPLLGSIAAEYPDAAPGLLNQTLSLPSLLMIPAIIITGYLSKYISKKYLLMLGSIIFVVSGFGSMYSPSLEALVAFRACEGIGMGIVYPLAPAIIAHLFYGEERAKLIGWTNACGGIFSFVLGIGAGYAALTDWRHAFYYYLIFIIVVVMQGILLPAFPPEKKDETIIQAATSGEKPKLGYAVYLTIGAMLIFMSVAMVIIYNLAIFIMSEGIGTSADAGMASSINTVASFFISLGFGYIFRFLKRYISVLGLFFMACSYFILSSAHTMSLVYAGTICLGASMGCIFPYLMTRVAQVAPKAVKTMAVTWLSMSIYLGQWLSGYFAVWMANMVGGTTRQLFSAVGMIFLVFAVLAAVFIAVTQKYESKVVVIEQKIELDDVAYKVP is encoded by the coding sequence ATGAGTGAAGCTGTTCATAAAGGTGCAAAAGGTGCTTTGTTGAAAGCAGCGCTATTGTTCAGCAGCGTCGACGGCATGGTAGCCAGTGCGTTAATGGTTCCGTTATTGGGAAGTATTGCAGCTGAGTATCCAGATGCTGCTCCGGGTCTGCTAAATCAAACGCTTTCATTACCTTCGTTGCTCATGATCCCTGCAATTATAATAACAGGTTATTTGTCAAAATATATCAGCAAGAAGTATCTTTTGATGCTGGGCAGCATTATCTTTGTTGTGTCCGGCTTCGGCAGCATGTACTCACCAAGTCTTGAAGCGCTTGTGGCTTTCCGGGCCTGTGAAGGAATCGGGATGGGGATCGTATACCCCTTGGCACCGGCCATTATCGCGCATTTATTCTATGGAGAAGAAAGAGCAAAATTGATTGGCTGGACCAATGCCTGCGGCGGTATATTTTCATTCGTGCTAGGGATAGGAGCCGGTTATGCGGCGCTCACGGATTGGCGGCATGCCTTTTATTACTATCTGATATTTATCATCGTTGTCGTCATGCAGGGAATCCTGCTTCCGGCATTTCCGCCGGAAAAGAAAGATGAGACGATTATTCAGGCTGCTACATCCGGTGAAAAACCCAAGCTGGGTTATGCTGTTTATCTCACCATCGGGGCAATGCTTATTTTTATGTCGGTAGCCATGGTTATTATTTATAATCTGGCCATCTTCATCATGAGTGAAGGGATTGGAACTTCCGCCGACGCCGGGATGGCATCTTCGATTAATACCGTAGCTTCTTTCTTTATCAGCTTGGGCTTCGGTTACATTTTCCGCTTTCTGAAACGGTATATCTCAGTGTTGGGCCTCTTTTTCATGGCGTGCTCCTACTTTATTTTAAGTTCGGCACATACGATGTCCTTGGTCTATGCCGGTACGATTTGCCTTGGGGCATCCATGGGCTGTATTTTCCCTTATTTGATGACCCGGGTGGCACAGGTCGCGCCGAAAGCAGTCAAAACAATGGCAGTAACCTGGCTGAGTATGTCAATCTATCTCGGTCAATGGCTATCCGGATATTTTGCAGTATGGATGGCCAATATGGTCGGCGGAACGACGCGCCAGCTTTTCTCGGCAGTAGGTATGATTTTTCTCGTCTTTGCAGTTCTTGCTGCTGTTTTCATTGCAGTGACCCAGAAATATGAAAGCAAAGTCGTCGTCATCGAACAAAAGATAGAATTGGATGATGTTGCTTATAAAGTCCCATAA
- a CDS encoding uroporphyrinogen decarboxylase family protein, translating into MNQLSSKERIDKAVCLEKTDRTPICLSGDFAFFHYAEPSAVTADYVEKFPWALDRALDALKQMKHVDAVSVLGIAPGKSLGAVWMSKTRLPGIELPRDASWQIDEVACMKVEDYDVILDKGWKYYQNYYFENYLELTEEDLIAGGKYMAYTDQKLNEIGCVNMTPMMAPIIYDSLCAGRGIVNFSRDLRRMPEKIKATLDVMQEEMIADFRRDLAAFQQRCPGEKIRVGIAPAVRGNCDFLSREKFEKFVWPLLQAEANAVLEIGGTPYFHMDANWTPILDYFKEFPANRCIFDSDGMTDIYKLKEILGDRMCITGNASASLMALGTPDEVYEETKKQIADFGPTGFIMSGACTLPHNTKPKNLDALIAACVE; encoded by the coding sequence ATGAATCAATTGAGTAGCAAAGAACGCATTGACAAAGCCGTATGTTTGGAAAAAACAGATCGAACTCCGATTTGCCTCTCCGGAGACTTTGCATTCTTTCATTATGCTGAACCGTCCGCAGTGACGGCTGATTATGTCGAAAAGTTTCCTTGGGCGCTTGACCGGGCGCTGGATGCTTTAAAACAAATGAAACATGTTGATGCCGTCAGTGTTTTGGGGATCGCCCCCGGAAAATCTTTAGGCGCTGTCTGGATGTCCAAAACCAGACTCCCTGGTATCGAACTGCCGCGAGATGCATCCTGGCAGATCGATGAAGTCGCTTGTATGAAAGTGGAAGACTATGATGTTATCCTGGATAAAGGATGGAAGTATTATCAAAACTACTATTTTGAGAACTACCTTGAATTGACGGAAGAAGATCTGATCGCCGGCGGCAAATATATGGCGTATACTGACCAAAAATTAAACGAAATCGGGTGTGTGAACATGACACCAATGATGGCGCCAATTATCTACGACAGTCTCTGCGCCGGCCGCGGTATTGTCAACTTCTCCCGTGATTTGCGCCGGATGCCGGAGAAAATCAAGGCTACGCTCGATGTCATGCAGGAAGAAATGATCGCTGACTTCCGGCGTGATTTGGCGGCTTTCCAGCAGCGCTGTCCCGGTGAAAAAATTCGGGTAGGTATAGCCCCTGCTGTTCGTGGTAATTGTGATTTTCTCTCCAGAGAAAAATTTGAAAAATTCGTCTGGCCCCTTCTACAGGCAGAAGCTAACGCAGTCCTGGAAATTGGCGGAACGCCTTATTTCCATATGGACGCCAATTGGACTCCCATTCTTGACTACTTCAAAGAATTCCCCGCCAACCGCTGCATTTTTGATAGCGATGGGATGACCGATATTTACAAACTTAAAGAAATCCTTGGTGACCGCATGTGCATAACCGGAAATGCCAGCGCCTCACTCATGGCTCTCGGTACCCCGGATGAGGTGTATGAGGAAACCAAGAAACAAATCGCCGATTTTGGGCCCACCGGTTTTATCATGAGCGGCGCTTGTACTCTTCCGCACAATACGAAGCCTAAGAATCTTGACGCCCTCATCGCTGCTTGCGTCGAGTAG
- the mobA gene encoding molybdenum cofactor guanylyltransferase, which produces MHVEHKKLDITGVLLVGGESRRMGRNKAFLEIAGKPLLERNLEVMGSICNEVIISCRETDQYEGYTKQYQVIADRIKNKGPLAGLCSILPLAKYEYIFMAACDMPLLNRQAIAYIYSQIEDYQLIYPYVWDRLHPLHAFYHQSILPVAEKHLQEDQLSLLDLPKGCRTKTPRVSELLAGNPTRELIEQSFLNVNTPLEWDRINEKLMREVSRNEKN; this is translated from the coding sequence ATGCACGTGGAACATAAGAAGCTGGATATTACCGGGGTGCTCCTTGTTGGCGGGGAGAGTAGGCGTATGGGTCGGAACAAAGCGTTTTTGGAAATAGCGGGAAAGCCGTTATTGGAAAGAAATCTTGAAGTTATGGGAAGTATCTGCAACGAAGTTATCATCAGTTGCAGAGAGACCGATCAATACGAAGGGTATACAAAACAGTACCAAGTCATTGCGGACAGAATTAAAAATAAAGGCCCCCTGGCAGGCTTGTGTTCCATCTTGCCACTGGCCAAATACGAGTATATTTTTATGGCAGCCTGTGATATGCCTTTGCTCAATAGACAAGCCATCGCCTATATTTACAGTCAGATTGAAGACTATCAGTTGATCTATCCCTATGTTTGGGACCGATTGCATCCCTTGCATGCCTTTTATCATCAAAGTATCCTGCCTGTGGCAGAAAAACATCTGCAGGAGGATCAGCTTAGTTTGTTGGACCTTCCCAAGGGATGCCGAACAAAAACGCCCCGAGTCTCTGAACTATTAGCGGGAAATCCTACTAGAGAATTAATTGAACAAAGTTTTCTTAATGTTAATACGCCTCTGGAATGGGATCGCATCAATGAAAAATTAATGAGAGAGGTATCCCGAAATGAAAAAAATTGA
- a CDS encoding DUF4332 domain-containing protein produces the protein MAKVNMIEGIGEAYEMKLRAAGISTLEVFLETCALKKGRTALVEKTGISEKLILKWANHADLARIKGIGGEYAELLEAVGVDYQRCCR, from the coding sequence ATGGCAAAGGTAAATATGATTGAGGGGATAGGAGAAGCGTATGAGATGAAGCTAAGAGCGGCAGGGATAAGTACGTTGGAAGTTTTTTTGGAAACGTGTGCGCTTAAGAAGGGGAGAACAGCATTGGTGGAAAAAACCGGAATTTCGGAAAAACTGATTCTAAAATGGGCAAATCATGCGGACCTGGCCAGAATTAAGGGAATCGGCGGCGAGTATGCTGAACTGCTGGAAGCCGTAGGTGTTGACTATCAGAGATGCTGCCGGTGA